The genomic interval CTCTGTTTCCGATGCTGTAATTTGGGGAATTGTTATTAAAAACTTACCCGTTTTACAAATCGAAGTCGAGAAATTACTTAACGAAAAATAAAGTAACAATGTCAGTTTAATTATAGACTATAACTCTCCCTTCAGCAATCACATTTACAAGTAAAAAAAACTAACTAGCAGGAACTCGCTCTGTAAATCACGTAAAAAATAGCCTTTTTCAGTCTTGGCTACCGCTCCTACTTGGGGCGAAGACGAGTTGGATCAGATTTGGTATTTGTTTATATCTTGTCGAAAAAACTTTTAGTTATTTATAAGTTTTCTTTTATATATTTGAAAAAGAAAATAAGGCAAAACAAACCTACTCCAATCTACCCTAAAATGGGTTGGTATACAAAGGTTTTTTGTACCTATATAGAAGTTAGCAGCCATTAATAAAAAACATCATGCAAAAAATACTCACCGAAAAATTTAGTGTTCGAATTTTAATTTCAGGAATTATTATATTTTTTCTTGCTATAATAATATTCTCCTTCAATAATTGGAATTTTGCAACAGATCAGGATATTCAATTAGAAAGATTATCTGGATTAGCTGACTTTATAGGCGGCTTTGTTGGCCCGATATGGGCACTTGTCGGCGTAATTTTATTTTATGTTGCGTTAACCGAGCAAAGGAAAGATTTTACAACAAATCGAGAAGCATTAAAAGCTCAAACTAAAGCTTTAGAACAACAAATAATTGAATTTGAGCTACAACGTGAAGAATTAGCTGAAACAAGAGAAGTTTTCAAAATTCAAAATGATACATTTAGAAAACAACAATTTGAATCAACATTTTTCAATTTAGTTAATTTACATCATCTAATAGTCAACTCGATAAATCTCTCAAAAAGAGTTCCAAAATATCCAGGATTAGAAAAGCTTTTTACAAGAAGTGAAGATCGCGATGAAAAAACATCAATTACAATTCATGGTAAAGATTGTTTCGGAGAGTTCAGAAAATCATTTATAGAAAAATTTCACGAGCATGAGTCAAAATCTCCAGAAAAACCTACTACCGAAAAGTTGGAAGAAAGTTATTGGGAATTCTTCCAACAAAATCAATCTCAACTTGGTCATTATTTTAGAAATTTATATCATATTTTTAAGTTTATAAATAATTCAAATGAACCAAATAAACTAATATATTCAAGTTTGCTTCGAGCTCAAATGTCAAACGATGAATTGTTTATGTTGTTTTATAATTGCTTATCATCTTTAGGGAATCAAAAATTCAAACCGTTAGTTGAAGATTTTCACTTGTTACAAAACCTGAATCCCGATGATTTGATAAATATTGACCACAAACAATTTTATCAAGCAACGGCATTTTAACGGCTGCTAATCGAGTAGACGTGTGCGCCCCAAATGGGACGGACTGTATCTCTCACACCACCGACCCGATCGCTATGATATGCACAAATCCTATCGTAACCGATAGCGCGGAAATTTTTTCCGTGCCCGCAACAACATTTTAATAAAAAAAATAAGAGGATGAAAACACATAGTTTAGATGAAGTAACAGATAAATTCGTTGGTAAAAAAGGAACAGCAAACAGAGATAATTTTGAAAACGAATTAAAAACCGATTTGATTGATCAAACCATAAAAAAATCTCAAAAGAAATAAAACAAACGCTAAAATTAATTTTAACGTAGAATAAATTAATCCCAATACTACAACCTTCTGTAATTAAAAACATATTTTTATACTGAGACACATTTGCAATTTTCAAATAAATATAACCGAAACACATAAAATAAAAGTGTAGTAGTGACCAATTAAAAAAAATTGTAATTTTATATAAAACAACTAGGTTATGATATCTCAAATTATTTTAAAATTATTCGAAATAATCCAAGAGTTTATAAAAGACAAATCCAAAGCACGTGAGTTTGTTTCTAGGATAGAGCAAACTATTGATGCAA from Flavobacterium ovatum carries:
- a CDS encoding putative phage abortive infection protein, with amino-acid sequence MQKILTEKFSVRILISGIIIFFLAIIIFSFNNWNFATDQDIQLERLSGLADFIGGFVGPIWALVGVILFYVALTEQRKDFTTNREALKAQTKALEQQIIEFELQREELAETREVFKIQNDTFRKQQFESTFFNLVNLHHLIVNSINLSKRVPKYPGLEKLFTRSEDRDEKTSITIHGKDCFGEFRKSFIEKFHEHESKSPEKPTTEKLEESYWEFFQQNQSQLGHYFRNLYHIFKFINNSNEPNKLIYSSLLRAQMSNDELFMLFYNCLSSLGNQKFKPLVEDFHLLQNLNPDDLINIDHKQFYQATAF